In the genome of Halobacterium noricense, one region contains:
- a CDS encoding DUF7344 domain-containing protein has translation MAADKPDADELPETDIHDVLRNDRRRMVIELLGDAEEPVTARELSEVIAARETGEEPPPRNVRQSVYISLQQTHLPKLAELGIVEYDEQTKEVRPAENAPALGVYMEVVPKYGLSYAEYYAALGVLGALLVTAAEIGVPGVSAVSASVWAVAVFGVLVASAAYQTYSQRSTLVHRLRD, from the coding sequence GTGGCGGCCGACAAACCGGACGCGGACGAACTCCCCGAAACCGACATCCACGACGTCCTCCGCAACGACCGACGGCGCATGGTCATCGAGCTGCTCGGCGACGCCGAGGAGCCGGTGACCGCGCGGGAGCTCTCGGAAGTCATCGCGGCGCGGGAGACCGGCGAAGAGCCGCCGCCTCGCAACGTCCGACAGAGTGTCTACATCTCGCTCCAGCAGACCCACCTGCCGAAGCTCGCGGAGTTGGGCATCGTGGAGTACGACGAACAGACGAAGGAGGTCCGGCCCGCGGAGAACGCGCCCGCGCTCGGCGTCTACATGGAGGTCGTCCCGAAGTACGGCCTCTCGTACGCCGAGTACTACGCCGCGCTGGGCGTGCTCGGCGCACTCCTCGTGACTGCGGCCGAAATCGGCGTCCCTGGCGTGAGCGCGGTGAGCGCGAGCGTGTGGGCCGTCGCCGTCTTCGGCGTGCTCGTGGCCTCCGCGGCGTACCAGACGTACAGCCAGCGGAGCACGCTCGTCCACCGGCTGCGGGACTGA
- the serA gene encoding phosphoglycerate dehydrogenase, which yields MKVLVTDPIADAGLDRLREAGHDVETDYDVEDDALIDAVSDAHGLIVRSGTEVTEELFDAADDLVIVGRAGIGVDNIDIDAATEHGVIVANAPEGNVRAAAEHSVAMAFAAARSIPQAHDRLKDGEWAKGEFLGTELNGKTLGVVGLGRVGQEVAKRLGGLGMDLVAYDPYIGEERAEQLGADLVEFDECIERADFVTVHVPLTDETEGLLGEDEFAQLEDGYVVNVARGGVVDEDALADAVEDGVLAGAALDVFAEEPLSQDSPLLDVEDIVVTPHLGASTQAAQEHVATSTADQAVAALNDEPVLNALNAPSVDESSFGRIEPYIGLAETAGKVAAQLFDGRIERVEVSYEGDIAEEDLDLVTASAQKGVFDPLEWQVNAVNAPRVAEERGIDVTESKTRQSEDFQSLVSVTVGNSDEALAVSGTLFAGDDPRLVKIDGYRVDAVPHGHMLAARNDDEPGVIGFIGTVLGDNGVNIAGMFNARETIGGEALTVYNLDSTVPEAALDELLADERIIDVHNIELNGE from the coding sequence ATGAAGGTACTCGTCACGGACCCCATCGCGGACGCCGGCCTCGACCGACTCCGCGAGGCGGGCCACGACGTCGAAACCGACTACGACGTGGAGGACGACGCGCTCATCGACGCCGTCAGCGACGCCCACGGCCTCATCGTCCGTTCCGGCACGGAAGTCACCGAGGAACTGTTCGACGCCGCCGACGACCTCGTCATCGTCGGTCGCGCCGGCATCGGCGTGGACAACATCGACATCGACGCCGCCACCGAGCACGGCGTCATCGTCGCCAACGCGCCCGAGGGGAACGTCCGCGCCGCCGCCGAGCACAGCGTCGCGATGGCGTTCGCCGCCGCGCGCTCCATCCCGCAGGCCCACGACCGCCTCAAGGACGGCGAGTGGGCGAAAGGAGAGTTCCTCGGCACGGAGCTCAACGGAAAGACGCTGGGCGTCGTCGGCCTCGGTCGCGTCGGCCAGGAGGTCGCCAAGCGCCTCGGCGGCCTCGGCATGGACCTCGTCGCCTACGACCCCTACATCGGCGAGGAGCGCGCCGAACAGCTCGGCGCCGACCTCGTGGAGTTCGACGAGTGCATCGAGCGCGCGGACTTCGTCACCGTCCACGTCCCGCTCACGGACGAGACGGAGGGTCTGCTCGGCGAGGACGAGTTCGCGCAGCTCGAAGACGGCTACGTCGTCAACGTCGCGCGCGGCGGCGTCGTCGACGAGGATGCGCTCGCCGACGCGGTCGAGGACGGCGTGCTCGCGGGCGCGGCGCTCGACGTGTTCGCCGAGGAGCCGCTCTCCCAGGATTCGCCGCTGCTGGACGTCGAGGACATCGTCGTGACGCCGCACCTCGGCGCGTCCACGCAGGCCGCCCAGGAGCACGTCGCCACCTCGACCGCCGACCAGGCCGTCGCCGCGCTGAACGACGAACCCGTGCTGAACGCGCTGAACGCGCCGAGCGTCGACGAGAGCTCGTTCGGCCGCATCGAGCCGTACATCGGCCTCGCCGAGACCGCCGGGAAGGTCGCCGCCCAGCTGTTCGACGGCCGCATCGAGCGCGTCGAAGTCAGCTACGAGGGCGACATCGCCGAGGAGGACCTCGACCTCGTCACCGCGAGCGCGCAGAAGGGCGTCTTCGACCCGCTGGAGTGGCAGGTCAACGCCGTCAACGCGCCCCGCGTCGCCGAGGAGCGCGGCATCGACGTCACCGAGTCGAAGACCCGCCAGAGCGAGGACTTCCAGAGCCTCGTCTCGGTCACGGTCGGGAACAGCGACGAGGCGCTCGCCGTCTCCGGCACGCTGTTCGCGGGCGACGACCCGCGCCTCGTGAAAATCGACGGCTACCGCGTCGACGCCGTCCCACACGGCCACATGCTCGCCGCGCGCAACGATGACGAGCCCGGCGTCATCGGCTTCATCGGCACCGTGCTCGGCGATAACGGCGTCAACATCGCGGGGATGTTCAACGCCCGCGAGACCATCGGCGGCGAGGCGCTCACCGTCTACAACCTCGACTCCACGGTCCCCGAGGCAGCCCTCGACGAACTGCTCGCGGACGAGCGCATCATCGACGTCCACAACATCGAGCTGAACGGCGAGTAA
- a CDS encoding O-acetylhomoserine aminocarboxypropyltransferase/cysteine synthase family protein — MGDGDDYGFDTNSVHAGQEVDETGARAPPIYQTTSYVFEDSDDAAAQFALEKPGYIYSRLMNPTVETLQERLAALEGGIGAIATSSGMASLDLATFVLASAGDNIVASSDLYGGTYTYLTHSVERRGVETEFVDALDYDAYEAAIDEDTAYVLVETIGNPSLTTPDFERLGEITDEAGVPLIVDNTFATPYLCNPLDHGADIVWHSTTKWIHGAGTTVGGALVDGGDFPWEEYADKFPEVAKDNPAYHGVNFAERFGDAAFTYTAIARGLRDLGNQQSPFDAWQTLEKLESLPLRMEKHCENAQKVAEYLVDHEDVAWVTYPGLEDHPTHDNATEYLDGGYGGMITFGLEAGYEAAKETTENTDLASLLANVGDAKTLIIHPASTTHQQLTDEEKEAAGVRDDLVRLSVGIENPADVVADLEAAIEEASR; from the coding sequence ATGGGAGACGGAGACGACTACGGGTTCGACACGAACAGCGTCCACGCGGGCCAGGAAGTCGATGAGACGGGGGCGCGCGCCCCACCCATCTACCAGACCACGTCGTACGTCTTCGAGGACAGCGACGACGCCGCCGCGCAGTTCGCCCTGGAGAAGCCGGGGTACATCTACTCGCGGCTGATGAACCCGACCGTCGAGACGCTCCAGGAGCGCCTCGCGGCGCTGGAGGGCGGCATCGGCGCTATCGCGACCTCCTCGGGGATGGCGAGTCTGGACCTCGCGACGTTCGTGCTCGCGAGCGCGGGCGACAACATCGTCGCGTCCAGCGACCTCTACGGCGGGACGTACACGTACCTCACGCACAGCGTCGAGCGCCGCGGCGTCGAGACGGAGTTCGTGGACGCCCTCGACTACGACGCCTACGAGGCGGCCATCGACGAGGACACCGCGTACGTGCTCGTCGAGACCATCGGCAACCCGAGCCTGACGACGCCGGACTTCGAGCGCCTCGGCGAAATCACGGACGAAGCGGGCGTCCCCCTGATTGTGGACAACACGTTCGCGACGCCGTACCTCTGCAACCCCCTCGACCACGGCGCGGACATCGTCTGGCACTCCACCACGAAGTGGATTCACGGGGCCGGCACCACCGTCGGCGGCGCGCTCGTCGACGGCGGCGACTTCCCGTGGGAGGAGTACGCGGACAAGTTCCCGGAAGTCGCGAAGGACAACCCCGCCTACCACGGCGTGAATTTCGCGGAGCGGTTCGGGGACGCGGCGTTCACGTACACCGCCATCGCGCGCGGCCTGCGCGACCTCGGCAACCAGCAGTCGCCGTTCGACGCGTGGCAGACCCTCGAGAAGCTGGAGTCGCTGCCGCTGCGCATGGAGAAACACTGCGAGAACGCCCAGAAGGTCGCCGAGTACCTCGTCGACCACGAGGACGTCGCGTGGGTCACGTATCCGGGCCTCGAGGACCACCCGACCCACGACAACGCCACGGAGTACCTGGACGGCGGCTACGGCGGAATGATTACCTTCGGATTGGAAGCCGGCTACGAGGCCGCCAAGGAGACCACCGAGAACACCGACCTCGCGAGCCTGCTGGCGAACGTCGGTGACGCGAAGACGCTCATCATCCACCCCGCCAGCACCACCCACCAGCAGCTCACCGACGAGGAGAAGGAAGCCGCGGGCGTCCGCGACGACCTCGTGCGGCTGAGCGTCGGCATCGAGAACCCCGCGGACGTGGTCGCGGACCTCGAAGCCGCCATCGAGGAGGCCTCGCGGTAG
- the serB gene encoding phosphoserine phosphatase SerB, with the protein MTLVAFDFDGTLADSEMMDRLAAHHGVGDEVSSITERAMRGELSYAESLRERASLVAGLPTTDAADVYSDVRLRDGAGELLGKLSDDGVRVVVLTGGFGPGVETALDAAGVTVDRVVANSLPEADGELTGDVEGPLIEGTKDDALVDVCTEFGVDVADSVAVGDGANDAPMLDEAGCGVGFQPKPGVEEHCDTVVASMAELEALLRERNIL; encoded by the coding sequence ATGACGCTCGTCGCGTTCGACTTCGACGGCACGCTCGCGGACTCGGAGATGATGGACCGCCTCGCCGCCCATCACGGCGTCGGCGACGAAGTGTCCAGTATCACCGAGCGCGCGATGCGCGGCGAACTCTCCTACGCCGAGAGCCTCCGCGAGCGCGCCAGCCTCGTCGCCGGCCTCCCCACGACGGACGCCGCCGACGTGTACAGTGACGTCCGCCTGCGGGACGGCGCGGGCGAACTGCTCGGGAAACTCTCGGACGACGGCGTCCGCGTCGTCGTGCTCACTGGCGGGTTCGGCCCCGGCGTGGAGACCGCACTCGACGCCGCGGGCGTGACCGTCGACCGCGTCGTCGCCAACAGCCTGCCGGAGGCCGACGGCGAACTCACGGGCGACGTAGAGGGCCCGCTCATCGAGGGGACGAAAGACGACGCGCTCGTGGACGTCTGCACGGAGTTCGGCGTGGACGTGGCGGACTCCGTGGCCGTCGGTGACGGTGCCAACGACGCGCCGATGCTCGACGAGGCCGGCTGCGGCGTCGGCTTCCAGCCGAAACCCGGCGTGGAGGAGCACTGCGACACGGTCGTCGCGTCGATGGCCGAATTAGAAGCGCTGCTGCGCGAGCGGAACATTCTGTAA